In Streptacidiphilus sp. P02-A3a, the DNA window GAAGGTGAACCGGGCCATGCCGCTGCGCCGGGTGGCGGTCAGCTCGGTGGTCACCCCGTTGGCCAGGGCGACCGTGTAGGCGCCCGGCGCGGCGGACTCCCCGGTGTGGCTGAAGCCCACCGTCGCACCGGCGTCCACCGGTCCGACCGTGGGCAGCACCGGGACGTCCCCGGCGGCCGGGCAGCCGGGACCGGACAGGTGGGTGAGGCTGAACCCGGTGACGGCGGAGTCGCCGTACGCGTACCCGCCGCCGTCCGGGCGGGAGGGGGTGTCCGGGCTCCACTGGACCATGCCGAACGGCAGGTCCGCGCCCGGGAAGTCGTCCGCCTGGTTGGCGGTGCCGATGAACGGGTCGACCAGCGCGGCCGGGGCGGTGACCACCGGCTCGGCGGTGGCGGACCCCGGCAGCGGGGCGCCCGCGGCGGCGACCGCCGCCACCGCGCCGACCGCCAGCAGTCGGCGGACGGCTCCACCCGGCCAACCCAGTCGTGCCATGCTCGGACGCTCCCTCGTGACGCGGGCGGACGGACCGGACCGGCGGGCGCACCGCCGCCGTCTGGTCTTGAGCCTGTCGGTTACCGCCGCGCGGCAAACGGCGCGGGGGCCGACGTCACCCGCACGGGGTCGGCGTCCAGCCGCCCGGCACCCGGCCGAGCCGCGGCCGAGCGGACGCTGAGCGGCGGACCCGGTGTCGCGGCTCCCGGTGTCCGTGCACGCGTATGACCGCCCGCCGGTCGGCGGGCGGTCACCGGGGCGCTGCCCGCGGACCGGGGGTCAGTCCGAGGCGCGGTGACGAATGGTCACCGCCGCCACCGCGGCCACGGCCGAGCAGACGCCGCTGGCGAGGAAGGCCTGGAGGTAGCCGTGCGGGCCGATGACGCCGCTGTGCTGGAGGATCGCCGCCAGCCCGGCGATCCCGAGCGCGCCCCCGGCCTGCCGGGCGGTCATCAGCAGCCCGGTGCCGGAGGCGAAGCGCTCCGGCGGCAGCGAGCGGGCGGCGGCGGTGGACAGGCCGGTGAGCGCGGCGCCGATGCCGATCCCGGCCACCACGCCGATCGGCAGCCACAGCTCCAGGTAGTGCCGGTGGCTGCCGAGGACGAAGTACATGGCCACGTCGGCGGCGGCGAACAGCACCGAGCCGGTCAGCACCGCGAGCCACTGCTTGGCCGGGCCGATCCGGCGGCCGACCACCATCGCGCCCGCCGCCGCGCTGAACGCGCCCGGGGTGACCGCGAGACCGGCCTTCAGCTCGGAGTACCCCCACACCGCGTTCAGGAACAGCAGGGTGCTCAGCAGGTAGGCGTACATGGCGGCGCCGAAGAGCAGCGCGGTGGTGTTGGTCCCGGCGAAGGAGCGGTTCCGCCACAGGTCGAGCTCGATCGCGGGCGACTCGTGCCGCCGCGAGAGCAGCAGCGCGACCGCGGTCAGCACCGCGCCGCCGACCAGCAGCCCGATCACCTTGGCGTTGCCCCAGCCCCAGGCACTGCCCTGGGTGACGCCGAAGACCAGGCCGCTCATGCCCAGCGCCAGCGAGACCACGCCGATCGGGTCGGGCATCCGCCGCCCGCTCGCCGGGTCGGCGCCGACGCCGCGGACCGCGATCAGCACGAACAGCACGCCCAGTGGCAGGTTGATCAGGAAGACCGCGCGCCAGCCCCAGACGTTCACCAGCAGCCCGCCCAGACTCGGGCCGACGGCGGCGGCCATGCTGCCGACCGCGCCCCAGACGCCGATCGCGGCGGCCCGGCGGGCGGGCGCGGTGTGCGCCAGTACCAGGCCCAGCGAGGCCGGGATCATCCCGGCGGCGCCGATGCCCTGGAGGGTGCGGGCGGCCACCAGCAGCGGCAGGTTCGGCGCGATCCCGCTGAGCAGCGAGGCGCAGGTGAACAGGCCGGTGGAGATCACGAACAGCTTGCGTCGGCCGAGGATGTCGGCGACCCGCCCGGCGACCGCGAGCAGCGCCGCGAAGACCACGGTGTAGGAGGTGATCACCCAGGTCAGGTGGGCCAGCGGTTCGCTGCTGAAGTCGGAGCGGAGGCTGGGGAAGGCGACGTTGACCACCGTCGTGTCCAGCACCGCCAGGAAGGTGCCGCCGGAGGCGACCACCAGGGCCAGTCTGGAGGACCGGGGCGCCTTGGTGTCGGCGGCGCTGTCGCCGTTCTCCGGCCGAATTGAGGTGGTCGTCATGCCGGGGTTCCCTCCGTCGTCTGGATTGCCACGGGCAGTCGGGACGAGCCTACTATCAAAACGAACGATCGTGCATTAATTGCGACGATCGGGCCACATCCCCCCGCCCCGCGCCAGCCAGCCGCTCACCGGGTCAGCTCCTCACCGGGTCAGCTCCTCGACCGGGCGGCCGACGCTGTCGGACGGCAGCGGCTGCCGCGCCAGCACCGCGCGGGCGATGGCGTCCGAGTCCTGCAGGATCACCGAGTTCACCCCGGGCCGGATCCCGGCCGCGGTCGCCCAGTGCACCGACTCCGTCGGCACCCCGAAGGCGAAGCGGCGCGGATGCGGCCGGTCGTCGGCGTCGACCAGGTGGAACGGCGCGGGGGTGACCGCCAGACCGCCGGTCTCGTAGCCCCCGGCCCCGGGGTCGCCGATCCGGTACGGGCGGCACTGGCCTTCCGCCAGCAGCCCGCGCAGCAGCGGGTCGGCGGTCTGCCGCAGCTCGCTGGTCGGCAGCCGGGCCTCGATCAGCGCGGTGGCCGTGACCCGCGAGCCGGGCACCGCCGCCGACTCCACCGTGAAGGCGCCCGACTCCGCGTCCGCCCTGGCCCGCACCTGCGGGCCGAGCACCCGCAGCACCCCGGCCTCGATCAGCGCGATCGCCTCGGCGATCCGCCGGGCGGGCGGCCCGATCGACAGGAAGGCGTTCAGCGGGGTGTACCAGCCGTCCAGGTCCTCGCGGTGCGAGGCGCCGGTGAGGCCGCCGTGGTCCACCACCTGCCTGACCTCGTTCCGCAGGTCGCGCAGCACGTCCAGGGCCGCCTTCAGCGGGCCCTCCACGTTGCCCTCCCGGGCCGCGTCCAGGTCCGCCCGCAGGTGGCCCAGCAGCCAGGTCCGGAACTCCTGCGGCGAGCCGAAGTCGCGCCCGTCCAGCGGCCGGGCGATCCGCGCCCAGTCCCAGCGGTCCGCCGCGCCGACGCCGAACTCCTGGATCAGCGCGGCCTCCTGGGCGCCGCCCCACTCCACCTCCAGGTACCGTGCCCGCAGCGTCTCGGCCTCGTCCGGACGGCCCTGGGCGGTCAGCAGCGCGGCGTAGTAGACCGCCTCCACCTCCTTGGCGATCAGCGGCCACAGCTGCGCGCGGAAGTCCAGGCCGCCGCGCCGCCGCGACTGGCGGCGCAGGGTGTCCACGGTCAGCGGGGTGAGCACCGCCGGGAGGTGCCGCCCGTGCGGGCCCTTCTGGTTCTCGCCGCGCGAGTGGAACGGCAGCCCGCGCCGGGATCCGGCCACCAGCAGCGGCTCCCGGCCGGACGGGCGGTAGACCAGCCGCTCCCCGTCCCCCTGCCGTTCGAAGCGCCCGCCCCGGCCCAGCGTCAGCAGCGCGGTGTAGTCGAAGAAGTTGAGGCCGAGGCCGAGCAGCGCCACGGTCTCGCCCGGGAGCACCGCGTCCAGGTCGACGTCCGCCGGGTTGGCCGGGGTGATGTAGACCAGGCCGTGCCGCCGGGCGAACTCGGCGCGGTCGGCCTCGGTGCCGGAGCGCCGGGTCGGCAGGTGGCCCTGGGCCAGGACCACCGCGTGCAGGCCGTCCAGCCTGGTGCCGTCCTCCAGCAGCACCCGCTGCGCCCCGTCCGGCCGGTCCTCCTCCAGGGCCACCGCGCGGGACCGGTGCACCACCGTGCGCAGCCGCCCGGGGGCGGTCCTGGTCACCCGCTGGAAGACCCACTCCAGGTAGCGGCCGTAGAAGGCCCGGGTCGGGTAGGCGTCCGGGCCCAGCGTGCGGGCCTCGGCCAGCACCTGCCTGCTGTAGCCGTCGGCCTCGCTCGGGGCGGCGACGGTCAGGAAGCGCGCCCACTGGTACAGGCTCGGGCCCCGGACCAGCGGACCGGCCAGGGTCACGCTGTCGTCGGTGAACATGGTGACCTGGCCGGCCACCGTGTTCATCAGCAGGTGCGGTGACTGGCCGGTGCGCCACACCTGCCCGGGGCCGGGCGCGAACGGGTCGACCACGTGCACGGTCACCGGTCCGTCGCCGCTGTGCCTGGCGTTGGCGCAGAGGCGTTCCAGGACCGAGAGTCCTCTCGGCCCCGCGCCGATGAGGCAGATATCGAGCTGCCCGCTGTTCATGGTCACTGCCTCCACTTGTCGGACCGGGGCCTGCGTTCGTCGGGCCGGTTCGGGTCGGGTCGGTTCACGTCGGTTCGGGTAGGGCCGGTTGGGGTCGGGCCGGTTCGGGTCAGGCCGGGGCGCTCGCGCCGCTGAGCTGCCCGGCGGCCTTGCGGTCGGTCGGGGCCCGGGCCGGGATCCGGGCCTGGCCCTCGGCGCCGCGGCTCAGCGCCGCGCCGATCTCGGCCGAGGCCCGGCGCCGCGCCTGCGGATCGGCACTGCCGACGTCGCGCAGCGCCTCCAGCACCACGTTCAGGTCCAGCGCCAGTTCGGACAGGATGTCCGCGACGGCGGCGGCGTTGGAGCCGAGGATGTCGGTCCACAGCGCGCTGTCGCCCCCGGCGATCCGGGTCGCGTCGCGCAGCCCCTGCCCGGCCACCCGCAGCTGCGACTCGTCACCCGCCAGCATCCGGGCCGCCAGCAGGCTGGAGACCAGGTGCGGCGCGTGCGAGGTGAGCGCGACCGCGCGGTCGTGCTCGGTGTGCGCCATCGTCAGCGGCCGGGCGCCGCACAGGTGCACCAGTTCCAGGGCGGTGCGGACCGCTTCCTCCCGCGAGTGGGCGGACGGGGTGAGCACCCAGGGGCGGCCGTGGAAGAGGTCGGCCCTGGCCGCGAGCGGCCCGGACCGCTCGCTGCCCGCCATCGGGTGCCCGCCCACATAGCGGGTCAGGTCGCAGCTGCGCTCCGCCGCCTCCTGCTGCGGGCCCGCCTTGACGCTCGCCGCGTCGGTGAAGTACCGAGCGAGCGAGGACAGTTGGGCCTCCCTCAGGACAGCGGCGGTGTGCCGGGGCGGTACCGCGATCACCGCCAGGTCCACCGGGGCGGCGGGGCGGCCCGCCGTGCCCGCGCCGATCGCGGCGGCGGTGGCCGCCGCCTGCGGGTCGCGGTCCAGCAGATAGGTGTCCACCCCCCGGCCGGTGAGGGCCAGGGCGATGGAGGTACCGATCAGGCCGGTACCCACCACTGCGGCGGTGCGCATCAGCTGCTGCGCCACAGCACGGGGCAGAACTCCGGGTCGCTGTAGTCCGGCGTGCCCTCGGCCGTCCGGCGGACCAGGCTGTCGTGGTTGTACGACACCGTCGAGCCGTCCGAGCGGAGGAACTCGCGGTAGCGGTTCTCGCCGTCCTGCAGGTGGAAGGAGATCGCCCGGCGCGGGCGGTCGCTGACGTTCGCGCCGCTGCCGTGGTAGGTGCGGCAGTGGTGGAAGCTGACGTGCCCCTTCGGGATCTCCATCGGGACCTTGACGACCTCGGTGCCGTTGAAGCGGGCGTTCTCGTCCAGCATCGCGTCGAGCTGGCTGCGGTCGCGCTCGGCGAAGTGCAGCGAGGTGGAGTCGTTGACGGCGGTCTCCTGCCAGCGGTGGCTGCCGTCGACCATGGTGATGGTGCCGAGCTCCACCGTGCAGTCGTGGAACGGGATGAACGCCGTCAGCATCCGCTCCGAGGTGCAGGTGGCCCAGTAGTGGCGGTCGAAGTGCCAGGGCACGATGTTCGACTGCTCACCGGCCACCGGCGGCTTGTAGATCAGCGTGGACTGGAACGCCCGGATCTCGTCGGCCTGCGCCAGCCGCGCGGCGATCGCGCCCAGCACCGGCTTGCGCAGGATCGCGGCGATCGTGTCGTCCTCGTAGTGGATGTAGTCGTTGTGCCGCTGTACCGGGCCGTGCTCGGGCTCCCAGTAGGCGAGCTTCGGCGGCCGGGTCGGCAGCGTGCGGTCGCGGTGACCCGCGTAGAAGCGCTCGCTCGCGGACTCCAGCAGGTCGGTCTCGGCGTCGGTGAAGATCTTCCCCGACAGGTACCAGCCGCGCTCGGCGTACGCCGCGACCTCGCGGTCGGAGGGCAGCAGTTCCCGCTCCGCCCCGGTCAGCGTGAACAGTTCGGATTCCTGGACAGTCACGGTGCTTTCTCTTCCTTCGGTACGTGTTCGGTACGTGGGTCGATGGAGCGACGGCCGTCAGGCGTCGACCGTCTCGTCGTGGGCCACCGCCGCGTACAGCGCCTTGATGTTGCCGCTGCCGAAGGTGCGCGCCCCGTGCCGGTCGATGAGCTCCCAGAAGAAGGTCCGGCGGACGTGCATGGACTGGGTGAAGATCTGGAAGACCTGTCCCCAGTGGTCCCGGTCGACCAGCACGTTGGTGTCACGCAGGTCGCTGATCGCCAGGTCGGGCAGGCCCAGGCGCTCCTCCAGCTCGGCGTAGTACGCCTCGGGGGTGCTCAGGAAGCGCACCCCGCGGCCCTCCAGCGTCTTCACCGCGCCGACGATGTCGTCGCCGAGCAGCGCCAGGTGCTGGACGCCCGCGCCGCCGTGCCGGGCGAGGAAGTCGTCGATCTGGCCGGGCTTGCGGTCGGCCACCGGCTCGATCAGGGTGAAGGTGATCTTGCCGGACGGGCTCTGCACCACCTTGGAGTCCATGGCCTGCTCGCCGACCTCGATGAACTCCTCGAAGATCTGGCTGAAGCCGAAGACCCGCTGGTAGAACTCGACCGTGGGGCCCAACTCACCGGCGGGCAGGCAGATCGCGGCGTGGTCCACCACGGTCACCAGGTCGTCGCTCTCCTCCGGGTCCGGCACGAACATGTCGAGCGCGCCGGGCAGGAAGGTCTCCGGGTCGCCGGAGCGCTCCACGAACCGGTGGCTGACGTCGCCGAAGCCGATCACCGAGGAGGTGACCACCCGGTCGTCGCCGACCTGGTACCGCACCGGCTCGTCGACCACGACCGCGCCCCGGGAGACGGCGGTCGCCAGCGCCTCGGCGGCGTCGTCGACCTCGAACGCGATGGCGGCGACGCCGTCGCCGTGCCGGGCCACGTAGCGGGCCGCCGGGTGCCGCTCGTTCAGCGGTGAGGTGAGCAGCAGCCGGATGCCGCCCTGACGCAGCAGCAGCGAACGCTGGTCGGCTAACCCGGTCTCCGGGCCGCCCTGGCCCACCACCCGGAAGCCGAACGCGGTGCACAGGTAGAACGCGTACTGCTGGGCATCGCCGACATAGAACTCGACGTGGTCCACGCCATCGATCCTCATGCGTGTTCCTTTCTGTCCACGCGGCGGCGGGCCCGCGTGGTGGAGGGTGCGCCGAGCAGCAGGCTCACGTTGTGGCCGCCGAAGGCGAAGGAGTTGGACAGCACGGCCCGGACGTCCTGCCGCCGCGCGCCGCCGCGCACGTGGTCCAGATCGCAGGCGGGGTCCGGGTCTTCCAGGTTGTGGGTGGGCGGCAGCGCGCCCTCGGCGACGGCCAGCGCACAGATGGCCGCCTCCACCGCGCCGGAACCGCCGAGCAGGTGCCCGGTCATCGACTTGGTGCCGCTGACCGCCGGGGAGCGGTCGCCGAAGACCGAGCGGATGGCCTTGGTCTCGGCGACGTCGCCGAGCTTGGTGGCGGTGCCGTGCGCGTTGACGTAGTCGATGTCGTCGGGGGTGAGCGAGCCGGACGCCAGCGCGGCGCGCATGGCCTGCGCGGCGCCCTCGCCGTCCGGGCGAGGGGCGGTGGGGCGGTAGGCGTCGGTGCTGCCGCCCCAGCCGAGCAGGTCCGCGTATCCGGCCGCGCCGCGCGCCTCGGCGAACCCGGCCCGCTCGACCACCAGGACGCCCGCGCCCTCGGACAGGACGAAGCCGTTGCGCCTGCGGTCGAACGGGCGGCTCGCGGCCTCCGGGTCCTCGAAGCCGTGGGCCAGCGCCCGGGCGTGGGCGAAGGCCAGCGCGGTGGTGGCGTTCAGCGGCGACTCGGCGCCGCCGCAGACCACCACGTCGGCCTCGCCGTAGCGGATCAGCCGGGCGGCCTCGGCGACCGCGTGCGCCCCGGCCGAGCAGGCCGTGGCGATGGCCGAACTCCAGCCCCGGATGCCGTACTTGATGGCGATCCTGGCCGCCGCCATGTTCGGCAGCATGCCCGGCAGCAGGTACGGGCTGACGGCGGTCGGGCCGCGGGCGGCCCGCTCCAGTGCCTGCGCCTCGTAGGTGGTCAGGCCACCGGCGCCGCTGGAGACCACGATCGCCACCCGGGTCGGGTCCACGTCGGTGCCGATGGTGATTCCGGCGTCGGCGATCGCGTCGTCGGCGGCGGCCATCGCCATCAGCACGAAGCGGTCGACCAGCCGACCCTCGCTGGGCGGCAGCACCTCGGCCGCGGTGATCTCCGGCGCCATGCCGATCTCGTTGACCACCCCGGCCAGCTGGTGGCCCTCGGGCGGTCGGCGCAGCCCGGACTTGCCGTGGCAGAGCGCGTCGAACAGGTCGGCGGCGCCCCGGCCGAGCGGGGTGAAGGTGCCGAGGCCGGTGACCACCGCGGCGTTGGCACCGCTCGCCGTGCTCACTTGGCACCCGCCGGGGCGGCGGCCGGGACCGCGCCGCTGCGGAAGCTCTCCCGCAGCAGGACCTTGCGGACCTTGCCGGTCGGGCCGAGCGGGATCAGCGCCGGGTCGACCACCGTGACCCGCTCGACGGTGGCGGCGACCTCCTTGTCCAGCAGCGCCAGCACCTCGGCGGTGCGGTCGGTCGCCGGGTCGGCGGCGGGGTCGAGCACCAGCAGGACCGAGCTGGTGACCTTGTCCTCCTCGCGGACCGCGACCACGGTGCACTCCAGCACGTCCGGGCAGCCCGCCAGCACCTGCTCCTCGGCCAGCGCCGTGTACAGCTTGTGGCCGTCGCCCAGGTCCACCGCGTCGACCAGGCGGTCGACGTGGAAGAAGTACCCGGCCTCGTCCCGGAACACCAGGTCACCGGTGAGGAAGTAGCCGTCCCTGCGGGTGCGGTAGGTGGTCACCGAGTCGTTCCAGTAACCCAGGGCCAGGGTCGGCGCGTTGATCCCGAGCTGGCCGATCTGGCCGACGCCCAGCTTCTCGCCGTCGTCGTCGAGCACGGCGACGTCGGAGAAGGTGTGCGGCTTGCCGATGCAGCGGGCGTAGCGCCGGGTGTCCGGGGTGTGCGTGATGAAGAACTGCGAGTGGCCCATCTCGGTCGAGCCGAGGCCGTCGATGAAGTGCGAACCGGGGCTGCGCCGCCGGGAGGCGCCGACGCCGACCTCGCGGCTGCCGACCGCGACCAGCTTGCGGATGTGCGCCTCGTGGGCGCAGTCCCCGGTGTTCCACCAGGACCGCACCGACTCCAGGTCGCGGCCCGACAGGTCGTGCCCGGCCAGCTCGGACCAGGTGGCGGAGAAGCCGAGCACGCACTCCGGCTTCCAGCGCTCGATGGCCGCCAGCACGTTCTCGCCGTCGGAGCCGGAGAGCAGCGCCAGCTGCACCCGGTTGGCCAGCGCCAGGTTGACCGCGATCACGGTCGCGGCGTGGGCGGAGGGCAGCGCGCCGAGCATCCGGTCCAGGCCCTGCGGCTTGGGCAGCAGCAGTCGGTGCCGGATCGAGGCGAACAGGCTGTGGTGCGAGTGCGCCACCGCCTTGGGCAGCCCGGTGGTGCCGGACGAGTGGGTGATCACCACCGGCTCGTTGCCGTGGTGCCGGTAGGGGCGGGGCGCGTCCGCCGGGTCCGCCGCGCCCAGGTCGGCGACGTCCGCGAGCAGCGGCGCGCCGAGGTCGAAGCCGTCCAGCACCGCCCGGTGGGCGGCGTCGGTGAGCACCCCCACCGCGCGCAGCCGCTGGATGTACCGGCTGGCCGGATCACCCGCCAGCCGTGCGTTGATCAGCGCCGGGATCGCGCCGATCCGGGCCAGCGCCAGGTAGTTGAGCACCTGGTCGGCCGCGTTGCCGACGAACACCGCGACCGGGTCGCGCGGGGCGACGCCCAGGGCGTGCAGCGCCGCGGCCCGGGCGGCCACCCGTTCGCCGAGCTCGGCCAGGGTCAGCGGCTGCCAGGCGGGGTACCCGTCAACCTCGGTGTCGAAGGTCAGCGTGGGCAGGTCGAGGCCGTGGCCCCGTTCGATGAGCGCGGTCAGGACGTTGCCGACGCCGAGCTCCTGGTCCGCCGCCAGCTCCGCGCGGTCGTTCATGGCAGTCATAGCGATGACTCCACCTCTCTGCTCTGTGCGGTGACGGGCCTGCGGTCAGGAGGAGACGGCGGAGGGGGCGGCCCGCTCGACGATCTCCTTGACCAGCCCGGCGACGGTGAGCAGGGCGACGCTCTCCATCTCGTCCTCTTCGAACTTGACCCCGTAGGTGTCCTCGACCTGGATCGCGATCTCGGCCAGCGAGAGCGACTCCATGTCCAGACCGGCCGGGCCGAGCGGGGTCTCGCCGGTCACGTCGGCAACGTCGTAGTTCATGTTCTTCAGGGCCTCGATAACGAACTGGTGGACCTCGGCGGACATCTGGTTCACTCCGATTCATGAGCGTGGACGGACACCCGACGCCGGCGGCTTCGGGCTTGGTGAGGGTTTTGTGGAACAGCACGGACGGGGACGAGCGCGCCAGAGCGCACCTACTGCTGCTGCGCGCCGCGGCGGTGGAACTCGGTGTCCCGGCGTCCGAGATCTGGGTGGAGCACGAGCCCGGTGGCCGCCCACTGCTGGGCGGGGCCGGCCGGGGGCTACAGGTCAGCGTCAGTCACGCCCGGCGGGCGTTGGCGGTGGCGCTGTGCGACGGTGCTCCGGTGGGTGTGGATGTCGAGCCGCTGCGCGGCCTCTCCGGCGCGGCACTTGCCGGGAAGTGGCTCGCCCCGGCCGAGGCACGCTGGGTCCAGGAGCTGCCGCGCCCGCGACAGGCCCTGGGGTTCCTGTGGCTGTGGACCCAGAAGGAGGCGGTCGGCAAGGCCCTGGGCCTGGGGCTGCGGGACGGTGGGATGAGCAGGCTGGTGGCCCTGCCGGAGGACTGGCCCCCGGCCGGGGACGGGACCGTGGTGCTGCGTCCGCTGCCCGGTGACCCGACGCTGCTCTCGGGTGCCGCGCTCGCCGACGGCGGTCGGCTGGTGCTCGGGGCCGCGGTGCGCCGGGACGGCGCGGTCGGCCACCGGGTCGAGGTGCGTCGGGTGGAGCTGCCGGACCCGGGCTGAGCTGCCCGGGTCACCGGGCGGCCGGTTGCCGCGCGGCCGCCTGGAGCACCTGCGCGTTGCGGACCGGCTTCCCGGTCGCGGTGCGCGGCAGCTCGGACAGCAGGTGCAGCGTACGGGGGCGCTTGTAGGGGGCGAGCCGGGTGGCCAGCGTGTCGGCCAGGCCCTGCGAGGTGACCTCCTCGCGGACGGTGACGTAGGCCTGGATACCGGCCTCGTGCACCACCACCGCGTCGGTGACCCCGGGCAGTGCCCGGATCAGCGCCTCGACCTCGGAGAGGTCCACCTTCAGGCCGCCGATGGACACCTGGGAGTCCAGCCGTCCGTGCACCGTGAGCAGGCCGGTGGCCTCGTCGAGGCTGCCCGCGTCCTTGGTGTGCAGCCAGCCGTCCCGGTAGCGGGCCGGGTCCTCCAGGCCGACGTACGGGGAGTCCGGCAGGCCGAGCAGGATCTGGCCGTCGGCCACCCGGACCCGCATCCCGGACACCGGGGTGAGTCCGGGGCTGGTGGCGCCGCTCAGGTCGGTGGCGATGACCCCGGCCTCGGTCATCCCGTACATGGCGCCGAGTTGCGCGCCGTAGCCGGTGGTGAATCGTTCCCGCACCTGGTCGTTGAGCAGTTCGCCGCCGGTCACCATCCGGCGCAGCTGCGGCAGCCGGGGCGGGTTCCGGGCAGTGGCCAGCAGCGAGGTCTGCGAGGGCACGCCCAGCAGGGTGGTGGGTTCGGGGCCGGCCGCGACGGCCTTGAGTATGCCTTCCAGGGTCTGCGTGCCGGGCAGCACCACCTGGGTACCGCTGGCCAGCCCGTAGAGCAGGCCGCCGACCAGGCCCAGCACGTGGACGATGGAGGCCAGTACGACCGTGCGCTCGCCACGCTGTGGGAAGCCGTCCAGCCGCGCGTAGCGGTCGATCTCCTCCAGCAGGCTGTCGACGCGGCGGCCGATCACCTTGGAGGGTCCGGTCGATCCCGAGCTCAGCTGGAGCAGCGCGTGATCGGTGGCGGCGACCTGGTGGCCGCCACGCAGCGGGGTGACCCGGGTGCGGATGTCGACGTAGCCGCGGAGCTTGCCGGTGACCTCCTGCTCCGGCTCGACCACCAGTTGCGGGCTCAGCCTGGCGATCGCCCGACCGACCTCGTGGGTGGTCAACCGGTAGTCCAGCAGGGCCACCTGGGCTCCGCTGCGCCAGCCGGCCAGCATCGCGACGATGCAGCCGAGGGAGGGCGGGAGCCGCAGCGCGAGGCCGCCACCGGGTAACAGACCGGCCTCCTGGTAGCGGGCCTGCTCCGCCGCGACCAGCCGACGCAGTTCCACCCGTTCCACCGGCTGCCCCAGGTGCAGGGCGACCTCGCGGTCCGGCCCGGATAACAGGACCTCGTCCACCCAGCCGCACCTGCTGCCCACAGGCCTGCCCGGTGCTGTTCCCTCCACTGCGATCCCCACCCATCTGGTATTTCGGATGATTCCGTGCAGCAATTGACGACCTCTGGTCACAGACTTTCAGCAGCACCCGCATATGGCAAGCAAAATATTTATTAACAGCTACTGGCGGGTAGCCGGGATAAATTATCCCGCTCTTCCGTCCGGGCATGACCCGGTTGCGCGCCGACGCCTGCGGACGCGCTACAGATCACGGTTGGTCACATTATTCCAGGAAGACGCGGATGACGCATCAAATTCGCGCCAAATTCAGCTCCGAGACACGCCCGCTGGGCCGAAATCCGACACACCAGGTAGCCCCATAAGGGCCATGACCTCTTCGAACTCGTCAATCAACAGCCGCAGGACGGCCGCCGCGCCGGCGCTTCCGGAATGGCTGAGACCCCACAGGACGGGACGCCCCACCATTACCGCGTCGGCGCCGAGGCAGAGCGCCCTGGCGATATCCGCACCGTATCGCACGGCACCGTCGAAAATGATCCGACATCGGCCGGCCACGGCGTCCGAGATTTCTGGCAGCGCGTCGGCCGCAGGCACCGCGAAATCAAGCTGCCGACCCCCGTGATTGGACACGACAATTGCCTGGACGCCGTGCTCGGCGGCGAGCACCGCGTCCTCCGCGGTGAGCACGCCCTTCAGCACCAGCGGCAGTGAGCTGCGTTCCTGGAGCCAGGCCAGGTCGGCCCAGGTGATCGAGGCGTCGAACTGCTCCCGGGAGTGCCGGGCG includes these proteins:
- a CDS encoding DHA2 family efflux MFS transporter permease subunit; translated protein: MTTTSIRPENGDSAADTKAPRSSRLALVVASGGTFLAVLDTTVVNVAFPSLRSDFSSEPLAHLTWVITSYTVVFAALLAVAGRVADILGRRKLFVISTGLFTCASLLSGIAPNLPLLVAARTLQGIGAAGMIPASLGLVLAHTAPARRAAAIGVWGAVGSMAAAVGPSLGGLLVNVWGWRAVFLINLPLGVLFVLIAVRGVGADPASGRRMPDPIGVVSLALGMSGLVFGVTQGSAWGWGNAKVIGLLVGGAVLTAVALLLSRRHESPAIELDLWRNRSFAGTNTTALLFGAAMYAYLLSTLLFLNAVWGYSELKAGLAVTPGAFSAAAGAMVVGRRIGPAKQWLAVLTGSVLFAAADVAMYFVLGSHRHYLELWLPIGVVAGIGIGAALTGLSTAAARSLPPERFASGTGLLMTARQAGGALGIAGLAAILQHSGVIGPHGYLQAFLASGVCSAVAAVAAVTIRHRASD
- a CDS encoding FAD/NAD(P)-binding protein; this encodes MNSGQLDICLIGAGPRGLSVLERLCANARHSGDGPVTVHVVDPFAPGPGQVWRTGQSPHLLMNTVAGQVTMFTDDSVTLAGPLVRGPSLYQWARFLTVAAPSEADGYSRQVLAEARTLGPDAYPTRAFYGRYLEWVFQRVTRTAPGRLRTVVHRSRAVALEEDRPDGAQRVLLEDGTRLDGLHAVVLAQGHLPTRRSGTEADRAEFARRHGLVYITPANPADVDLDAVLPGETVALLGLGLNFFDYTALLTLGRGGRFERQGDGERLVYRPSGREPLLVAGSRRGLPFHSRGENQKGPHGRHLPAVLTPLTVDTLRRQSRRRGGLDFRAQLWPLIAKEVEAVYYAALLTAQGRPDEAETLRARYLEVEWGGAQEAALIQEFGVGAADRWDWARIARPLDGRDFGSPQEFRTWLLGHLRADLDAAREGNVEGPLKAALDVLRDLRNEVRQVVDHGGLTGASHREDLDGWYTPLNAFLSIGPPARRIAEAIALIEAGVLRVLGPQVRARADAESGAFTVESAAVPGSRVTATALIEARLPTSELRQTADPLLRGLLAEGQCRPYRIGDPGAGGYETGGLAVTPAPFHLVDADDRPHPRRFAFGVPTESVHWATAAGIRPGVNSVILQDSDAIARAVLARQPLPSDSVGRPVEELTR
- a CDS encoding prephenate dehydrogenase — its product is MAQQLMRTAAVVGTGLIGTSIALALTGRGVDTYLLDRDPQAAATAAAIGAGTAGRPAAPVDLAVIAVPPRHTAAVLREAQLSSLARYFTDAASVKAGPQQEAAERSCDLTRYVGGHPMAGSERSGPLAARADLFHGRPWVLTPSAHSREEAVRTALELVHLCGARPLTMAHTEHDRAVALTSHAPHLVSSLLAARMLAGDESQLRVAGQGLRDATRIAGGDSALWTDILGSNAAAVADILSELALDLNVVLEALRDVGSADPQARRRASAEIGAALSRGAEGQARIPARAPTDRKAAGQLSGASAPA
- a CDS encoding phytanoyl-CoA dioxygenase family protein, with the protein product MTVQESELFTLTGAERELLPSDREVAAYAERGWYLSGKIFTDAETDLLESASERFYAGHRDRTLPTRPPKLAYWEPEHGPVQRHNDYIHYEDDTIAAILRKPVLGAIAARLAQADEIRAFQSTLIYKPPVAGEQSNIVPWHFDRHYWATCTSERMLTAFIPFHDCTVELGTITMVDGSHRWQETAVNDSTSLHFAERDRSQLDAMLDENARFNGTEVVKVPMEIPKGHVSFHHCRTYHGSGANVSDRPRRAISFHLQDGENRYREFLRSDGSTVSYNHDSLVRRTAEGTPDYSDPEFCPVLWRSS
- the hppD gene encoding 4-hydroxyphenylpyruvate dioxygenase; the protein is MRIDGVDHVEFYVGDAQQYAFYLCTAFGFRVVGQGGPETGLADQRSLLLRQGGIRLLLTSPLNERHPAARYVARHGDGVAAIAFEVDDAAEALATAVSRGAVVVDEPVRYQVGDDRVVTSSVIGFGDVSHRFVERSGDPETFLPGALDMFVPDPEESDDLVTVVDHAAICLPAGELGPTVEFYQRVFGFSQIFEEFIEVGEQAMDSKVVQSPSGKITFTLIEPVADRKPGQIDDFLARHGGAGVQHLALLGDDIVGAVKTLEGRGVRFLSTPEAYYAELEERLGLPDLAISDLRDTNVLVDRDHWGQVFQIFTQSMHVRRTFFWELIDRHGARTFGSGNIKALYAAVAHDETVDA